TAATTATTCCTTGCAGAAATTGAAATTAAATTAGAGGTTATTTATGAAATCAACCAGTGGTGCGTTATGGCTTCAGCCTAACGCATCTTACTTAAGATTTACTAATTATTACTTGTAGAAATTGAAATTAAATTAAAGCCACCACAGGAATGAATTTAATTTTTTAATTTTCTCTCTTACTTTTTGATATTCTTCCATATTTCCTTGTCTTAAATAAAGATTTGATGCTTGTTCATAATTTGATATTGCATCCTGTTTTTTATTTTTATTATCATAAAATTGACCCTTGTTTTTGTAAAATAAAGCATTGTTAGGATTAATTTGAATAGCTCGGTTAATATCTTTAATAGCACCTTCGTTATCATTTAGTTTATCACGGACTATAGCGCGATTATTGTAGGAAAAAGCATCATTAGGATTAATTTGAATAGCTTGATTATAATCTTTAATTGCACCTTGATAATCCTCTAAATCACCACGAGACCAACCACGATAGTAGTAGTAGTCAGCACCATTAGGATTGAGTTTAATCGCTTGATTATAATTTTCGATTGCACCTAAGTAATCGGCTAAATCGTGAAGAGACCTACCACGATTGTAGTGATAAGTATCAACATTAGGGTTGAGTGTAATCGCTTGATTGTAATCTTCTATGGCAGCTTGGTACTCACCTAAATTATAGTGACACATACCACGTCTATTGTAGTAATTAGCAACATTAGAGTTGAGTTTAATTGCTTGATTGAAATCTTCTATAGCAGCTTGATATTCACTTAAATTATAGCGAAATAAACCACGATTATAGTAATAATTATCATCATTAGGATTGAGTTTAATTGCTTGATTAAAATCTTCTATAGCAGCTTGATATTCACCTAAATTGTAGTGAGATAAACCACGATTGTAATAGTAATTAGCAATATTAGGATTGAGTTTAATTGCTTGATTGAAATCTTCTATAGCAGCTTGATATTCACCTAAATTGTAGTGAGACAAACCACTGTTATTATAGTAGCCAGTATCATTATGGTTGAGTTTAACAGCTTGTTGTTCAGCTTCCTTTTTTTTATGATAAGAATTTACTAAGAATTCTCGGGCAATAGCTTGCAAAAGCAAGTTTCCAGGATTGTTCTTACGTGCAGCACGTAATAGTTTTCCAACCCACCCCTCTGATTCTGCTCTTTTTATTAAGTTGAAGACAACAGTTTCTAAATTACCTTCTCCTGCAACTACTTCTAGATTTTTATTTAATTCAAATGATAACATCTGCTCTAATAATGCTTTAGTAGGGAAAGCATTAATCAAAGCTTCTTGTAGTCCCTTACGCAAATCAGAAGATAAGTTCATATTTTAAATCCAACTATTTCGATGCTTAAAAAGTAGGCATATTAGGAGTTTTTACCCTTGCTTGATAACTATATGAGGAAAATCTCTAGCTTTTTTTGCTGCTAACTTTTCTATTTTGTTTTCAAGACTGGTATTGACCCTTGTGAAGGATTTTCTAGCATAATGGCAGTCCTACCTTCTTTAAAGGCTCTTTGGAACACATCTTGACTACCAGAATTTTTGTAACCCAACCCGTCATAAAACCCTTGAGCAAATGCGATCGCTGCTTTGTCTTTTATTGGGTTGTTCATACTAATAACATAATTAATATGCTGCCTAATCGCCTCAGCAGGTTGTTGTGAATAACAAGCGTTCAGCAACACGCATTGAACATAATCAGTGTGTAATTCAAAAAGTGATGCTAAACCTTCAGGTGAAACTGGTTTATTGTTTCCCCCATCATCTTCTAACACTAAGCTGCCATCTGCTTGGCCATGTCCACAAAAATGAACAATTTGAGGTTGTTCTTCTGCGATCGCGCGACGAATATCTTGAGGACGTACAGCAGTTCTCAGACGAATTTCAAATAAATTTCGTCTTAGAGATCGTCGTATAGCTTCCTCGATTTCTCGAATCTCTTTATCCAAACGTAATCCATGAGGAATAGCTGCCAAAATTAATATTTTCTGCTGCTGATTTGGTTGTGTAGGAGGTTCGGGAAAAGGAGCAGGTGGTACTATGAATGAGCTTTCTGTTAACAGTTCTTCCGTAATAGCTTTTAAATTGGAGTTTCCAGGATTTGACTGACATGCAGCACGAACTAAATTTTCAACCCATCCCTGAGAATCTGCTACTTTGATTAAATTAAACACAACTGTTGCTAAACTACCTCCTCCAACAATTGCATCTAGGCTTTTATCTAATTCAAATGACAACATCTGCTCTAGAGATGCTGTAGTTGGAAAAGCATCAATTAAAGCTTCTTGTAGTTTTTTACGTTGTGGACCAGATAAACCCATACTTATCAACATCCTATATTTTCAATACAAGTTGAGAATGATTGTGGTTGGTTGCAAGCGATCGCTGAACCACCCGATTACGGCTTAGTTACTTTGTCTGTGTTCACAATCTCACCAGCTTCAAAATCAGATGTAGAAGCATCGTTAATTTTCAGCCATTGCTCAATTAGTTCTGTCACTACTTGGCTCATCTTTAGTCCCCTCAGAGCGCAAGTCGAGTGGAACTGTCGCTTAAGATCATCCGGGATACTAATGTGCATAGATAAATAAACGATAATGGTTACAAGAATCTACACAAAACTACAAATGAACAAAATTGAATTCCAGAAAAACCCTCGGCTAATTCCTACCTTGTCGCGGTTTCCTGGTTAATCGCTTAATTATATGTGCATAAGCGATAATACTATTTGCACAAAATCACAAATGTACAAACCTATATTCTTATAGGGGTAAACAAGATCAATTTATGCACTTACGGGTAAATTCCTGTATGTATAATTGTGAGTTTATACCGTTTCAATATCAGTCTGATAACATTTGGCGACTAGTGGTTCATCAAATTGATTTTGATAGGTGAGCCAGATCCCCGACTTTTCAAAAAAGTCGGGGTCTGACGCCTGACAAAGAGTCAAAAGCTATGTGGTCGAGTACTAGGCTACTACTGGACTAGATGAGTTGAACAATAAATAAGGCTGGAATTTTTTAAGGTTCCTCCTAAATGAGAATTTGTTGAGAAATCCATAATTTATTGCTCATTCACCTTTCATCTTTTTATACCAAGTTTCTTAGAGTTCAATCATCTTTCAGCACAATCTACAGGACGTAATCATAATCAAGTTACATCCTTTAGCCCTGCTTCTACTAGCTAAAAACTTGATTGTGATTTTATAATTGCGAAAATTAATCGATGAGTTCTTTCAAACTTGACCAACTTCTCACTAATTTACAGACTGTAATTACTTATCAGGATTTAGCAACTGGAGAGGTTCTTTTTTATCAGAACGATCCTGCGACAGCAATCTTTGCAGTAGAATCTGGACGAATTAAGCTGGTTCATTATACGGAAGCAGGAAAAACTGTTATATCAAGTTCGGTTAATCACTTAGAATAAAAAACCTCACAAGAACAGCCCCTTCACCCCTAATCCCCACTCCCTTAGGGGAGTGGGGCCCCCGAGTTCCCCAGAGGGGACCCCCCATCCCCTCTCCTTAGCAAGAACAGGGGTGCCGAAGGCGGGGTGAGGTAAAAGGGAATTGTAAGTAATCATGCGAACTTGATATTAATCATTACTCTATTTCAGTTGGAGAGTACTTTGCTGAAGTTGCACTGTTTAATAATGTTTATGTTTGCACAGCGATCGCAGAACTCCCCTCACGAATAATTTCGTTCCCCAAGCAGCTATTTTTAACTGCACTACAGCAGAATTATGACTTGTCAAGTACTTTTACAGAACAACTAGCACGTCGATTGCACTACACAAAGCTGCTGGAGTTGCGGGGTATTCGTTCTGCTAGCGCTCGGGTAATGCACTACCTGCGTGTGATTGCTTCTCCCAATCAGAAAACAGTCAAGTTAGATCGCCCTTTAAAAGAAATTGCTAGCGATATCGGTATCAGTGCCGAAGTTTTATACCGTACTTTGAAGAAACTACAAAGCGATCGCTTAATTACTAGAATCAAACGCAAAATTACTATTAATAAGTGATGATAAAGCTTACACCATATGAGCAGATATTTTATTAATTCTTCAGAAACTTAATTAGTTTTAATATTAGTGGTCATATTAACATCAGACTGAAACACTAGACAGAATTTCTATCGTACCTTCTGGCAAAAAATTCAGTTAATTGCATATATGATTATTGGTTAAAAATTAATATTGTTTATGTAAAGCAGAGATATGAATTGTAAACATATATGAAAACATGATTCTAGTCATGTGAATTAAATAGCCAAGAAGATAAGCTCAACCTGATAAGGATTTCTTTCAACTACCTTGCCCTTGTCTATCGATCTTCAATTTCAGTTTGGCTAATAGCTACTCAGAGGTCAGTACATTGGATGAAATAAATTCGTTTACTAGACTGCATGAGAAGTCTTAGATACTTCTGTGCTGGTTTGATGCAACTATGAATTTTCTGCACATTGACAATTTCAGGTATGAATTCTATTGTGATTTGGTGCCGAATGGCGAATGCTACCTTTGGTTATGCCACACTTAACCGAATTAGTAGCGATCGCTCTCGGTAGAATCATTACAACTTTTTCTACACTTACACTGGCTGAATAATTCAAATTAAACACTCTTAAGCCAACGGCTGATGCTAGCTAGCACAAATAATTTTTTAGAGTCGATCCTAATATTTTTATGGAACTCAAAGATTTCTTTGCATTGTTGCATCCTGCACTAGCAGTTGGGTTTGTTTTTCCTCTAATTGGTATAGTTGTGAATTTTGCTTGGCAGGTTCGCCAACGTCGCCTGCAAACTGTATCTGGGGGTAAAAGTAAAATTCCTCCCGTTGTTGGCAAAGAGCATGTTCAGTTAGGACGAATTTTGAGTGGGGCTGTGGTGACAATTACTTTGCTAGGGCTTGCTTACTCAATTTTTGCCAAAATGCTTGAAAGTCAAGTACGGACAACCGAACCTCTGCGTTTCATCTTTGTAATTGCTATATGTGTCGCCACCGCTTCCTCTGTGTTCATCCTTTATATGGCAAAAACACGGGCATGGCGATGTATATTTGCTACTTTAACAGGGATGGGGTTAATTTTGTTGGGTTCTCAGCCAGAAGTTTTTCGCAGAGGAAATGAGTGGTACGTATCTCACTATTACTACGGTATCACTGTTGCTATGCTAATGATTTTTTCGTTAGCGATTGTACAAGAAATCTACCAGGATCGGACTAATCGCTGGCGGATGGTTCACATTTTTTTGAACTGCATTGCTGTTTTATTGTTCATTGGACAAGGAATAACCGGAACACGAGACTTACTAGAAATTCCCCTTAGTTGGCAGGAATCATATATACAACAGCTTTATGAGCAGCAGTGTCAGACAAAACCATGTACGATTCACTTTAATACTCCACCTGGTAAGCTTTAATTTGCTTTTTCCAAGGGTTTGATGAGAATATCACATTTATTATTTATACCGCCACAACTGTATTTGTTGCTTGCTGCCTTCATCTTTGGCGATCGCTTCTTGATCTTTGTGTATTTCTGGTTCTTGATATTGTGCTTTATACTCACCAAATTGCTGGATCAGTTTAGCAACTAAGCCTGTCCATCCTGTTTGATGACTAGCTCCTATTCCGGCTCCATTATCACCATGAAAGTACTCATGGAATAAAATTAAATCCTGCCAATGGGGATCAGTTTGAAATTTCTGTGTTCCACCATAAACAGGTCGTTGACCAGACTCATCTTTTAAAAAAATTCTGGTTAACCTTTGAGATAATTCTGATGCGACTTCCCAAAGTGTGATCATTTGACCAGAACCTGTAGGACATTCTACTTTGAAATCATCCCCCAGGTAATAATGAAATTTTTGCAGAGATTCAATTAGTAAGAAATTCACCGGAAACCAAATCGGACCACGCCAATTAGAATTACCACCAAATAAACCACTACTAGATTCAGCCGGTTCATAATCTACACGAAATTGGCAACCATTGACATTAAAAATGTAGGGATGTTCGGCGTGAAATCTCGACAGGGCGCGAATTCCGTAGGAACTTAAAAACTCGCTTTCATCCAGCATTTTTTGCAAAATACTTCTTAGCTTATCCCTAGAAACGATCGCTAGTAATCTTCTCGCACCGATTCCTTTAGTTTCCATACAAGCTACATTTTGCCGTAGGTCAGGACGATTTTGGATGAACCATTCCAACCGCTTTTTAAAGCCGGGAAGCATATTTAAGGTTTCTGGTTCAAGTGTTTCAATGGCAAATAAGGGAATTAATCCCACCATTGACCGCACTTTTAAGGTAATCTGCTTTTGCGGTAAATGCAGTACATCATAGTAAAAACCATCTGATTCATTCCATAAACTAGCTTCCAATTCACCAATTTTGTTCATTGCATCGGCAATGTAGAGGAAATGCTCAAAGAATTTGGTGGCAATGTCTTCGTAAATAGGATTAGTCTTGGCTAATTCTAAAGCAATCGCTAACATATTTAAACAATACATTCCCATCCAACTTGTACCGTCAGATTGGTCAATATGTCCGCCTGTAGGTAAAGCTGCACTGCGATCAAATACACCAATATTATCTAACCCTAAAAAGCCTCCTTGAAAGACATTATTACCCTCAGCATCCTTACGATTTACCCACCAGGTAAAATTGAGCATGAGCTTCTGAAATACCCGCTCTAAAAACTGTCTGTCTGCTCGTCCATATATCTTCTGTTCAATCTTATAAATT
Above is a genomic segment from Fischerella sp. JS2 containing:
- a CDS encoding tetratricopeptide repeat protein; translation: MNLSSDLRKGLQEALINAFPTKALLEQMLSFELNKNLEVVAGEGNLETVVFNLIKRAESEGWVGKLLRAARKNNPGNLLLQAIAREFLVNSYHKKKEAEQQAVKLNHNDTGYYNNSGLSHYNLGEYQAAIEDFNQAIKLNPNIANYYYNRGLSHYNLGEYQAAIEDFNQAIKLNPNDDNYYYNRGLFRYNLSEYQAAIEDFNQAIKLNSNVANYYNRRGMCHYNLGEYQAAIEDYNQAITLNPNVDTYHYNRGRSLHDLADYLGAIENYNQAIKLNPNGADYYYYRGWSRGDLEDYQGAIKDYNQAIQINPNDAFSYNNRAIVRDKLNDNEGAIKDINRAIQINPNNALFYKNKGQFYDNKNKKQDAISNYEQASNLYLRQGNMEEYQKVREKIKKLNSFLWWL
- a CDS encoding Crp/Fnr family transcriptional regulator; this encodes MSSTFTEQLARRLHYTKLLELRGIRSASARVMHYLRVIASPNQKTVKLDRPLKEIASDIGISAEVLYRTLKKLQSDRLITRIKRKITINK
- a CDS encoding effector-associated domain EAD1-containing protein, whose amino-acid sequence is MLISMGLSGPQRKKLQEALIDAFPTTASLEQMLSFELDKSLDAIVGGGSLATVVFNLIKVADSQGWVENLVRAACQSNPGNSNLKAITEELLTESSFIVPPAPFPEPPTQPNQQQKILILAAIPHGLRLDKEIREIEEAIRRSLRRNLFEIRLRTAVRPQDIRRAIAEEQPQIVHFCGHGQADGSLVLEDDGGNNKPVSPEGLASLFELHTDYVQCVLLNACYSQQPAEAIRQHINYVISMNNPIKDKAAIAFAQGFYDGLGYKNSGSQDVFQRAFKEGRTAIMLENPSQGSIPVLKTK
- a CDS encoding DUF4079 domain-containing protein — protein: MELKDFFALLHPALAVGFVFPLIGIVVNFAWQVRQRRLQTVSGGKSKIPPVVGKEHVQLGRILSGAVVTITLLGLAYSIFAKMLESQVRTTEPLRFIFVIAICVATASSVFILYMAKTRAWRCIFATLTGMGLILLGSQPEVFRRGNEWYVSHYYYGITVAMLMIFSLAIVQEIYQDRTNRWRMVHIFLNCIAVLLFIGQGITGTRDLLEIPLSWQESYIQQLYEQQCQTKPCTIHFNTPPGKL
- a CDS encoding cyclic nucleotide-binding domain-containing protein, whose amino-acid sequence is MSSFKLDQLLTNLQTVITYQDLATGEVLFYQNDPATAIFAVESGRIKLVHYTEAGKTVISSSVNHLE